The proteins below come from a single Thermopolyspora flexuosa genomic window:
- the pcrA gene encoding DNA helicase PcrA yields MITGIRKGFRATGATPVARGHNLGDVPTGTSHASPLLDGLNPQQREAVLHQGSPLLIVAGAGSGKTRVLTHRIAYLLAERDVHPGEILAITFTNKAAREMKERVERLVGPRSKAMWVMTFHSACVRILRREAKRLGFPGGFSIYDQADAQRLMALVCRELDLDPKRYPPRSFSAQVSAMKNELVDYETAANRARTHLEKTLAEAYAAYQRRLTEAGAMDFDDLIMLTVSLFQLFPDVAEHYRRRFRHVLVDEYQDTNHAQYVLIRELVGRPERRTADGEPVLEGGGDGVEPAELCVVGDADQSIYAFRGATIRNILEFERDFPDARTIMLEQNYRSTQTILDAANAVISHNTGRKPKNLWSDQGPGPKIVGYVADNEHDEAMFVAEEVDRLADEEGVRPGDVAVFYRTNAASRVFEEIFIRTGLPYKVVGGVRFYERKEVRDLLAYLRVLANPNDTVSLRRILNVPKRGIGERAEAMLEAFSARERVPFWEAMRRAEEVPGLATRSINAIREFTELLEELRRKELPVAELAEEVLTATGYRAELENSEDPQDASRLENLNELIAVAQEFQEANPEGGLVDFLEQVSLVADADQVPDNDDGQGVVTLMTLHTAKGLEFPVVFLTGLEDGVFPHLRSLGEPQELEEERRLAYVGITRARRRLYLSRALVRSAWGAPSFNPASRFLAEVPEELIEWRTDPGKTVTTAATARETRAPAAAPPRRGGRTVPNLAPGDRVNHDKFGLGTVLSVDGAGDKTSAKIDFGSLGVKTLLLAYAPIEKL; encoded by the coding sequence ATGATCACAGGGATTCGAAAGGGTTTTCGCGCGACGGGCGCGACCCCGGTGGCCCGCGGCCATAACCTAGGGGACGTGCCGACCGGAACTTCCCACGCTTCGCCCCTCCTCGACGGACTCAACCCGCAGCAGCGCGAGGCCGTGCTCCACCAGGGCTCGCCGCTGCTCATCGTCGCCGGTGCCGGGTCCGGCAAGACGAGGGTGCTCACCCACCGCATCGCCTACCTGCTCGCCGAGCGTGACGTGCATCCGGGGGAGATCCTCGCGATCACGTTCACCAACAAGGCCGCCCGGGAGATGAAGGAGCGCGTCGAGCGGCTCGTCGGCCCGCGGTCGAAGGCGATGTGGGTGATGACCTTCCACAGCGCCTGCGTGCGCATCCTGCGCCGGGAGGCGAAGCGGCTGGGGTTCCCCGGCGGCTTCTCCATCTACGACCAGGCCGACGCCCAGCGGCTGATGGCGCTGGTCTGCCGGGAGCTCGACCTCGACCCCAAGCGCTACCCGCCGCGCTCGTTCTCCGCGCAGGTGAGCGCGATGAAGAACGAGCTGGTCGACTACGAGACCGCGGCGAACCGGGCCCGCACCCACCTGGAGAAGACGCTCGCCGAGGCGTACGCGGCCTACCAGCGGCGGCTCACCGAGGCCGGGGCGATGGACTTCGACGACCTGATCATGCTCACGGTCTCGCTGTTCCAGCTCTTCCCGGACGTGGCCGAGCACTACCGCCGCCGGTTCCGGCACGTGCTCGTCGACGAGTACCAGGACACCAACCACGCGCAGTACGTGCTCATCCGCGAGCTGGTCGGGCGGCCGGAGCGGCGCACCGCCGACGGCGAGCCGGTGCTCGAGGGCGGCGGCGACGGGGTGGAGCCCGCCGAGCTGTGCGTGGTGGGCGACGCCGACCAGTCGATCTACGCGTTCCGCGGCGCGACGATCCGCAACATCCTCGAGTTCGAGCGCGACTTCCCGGACGCGCGCACGATCATGCTGGAGCAGAACTACCGCTCCACCCAGACGATCCTCGACGCGGCGAACGCGGTGATCTCCCACAACACCGGGCGCAAGCCCAAGAACCTCTGGTCCGACCAGGGGCCGGGCCCGAAGATCGTCGGGTACGTCGCGGACAACGAGCACGACGAGGCGATGTTCGTCGCCGAGGAGGTGGACCGGCTCGCCGACGAGGAGGGGGTACGGCCCGGCGACGTCGCGGTGTTCTACCGCACCAACGCGGCCTCCCGGGTGTTCGAGGAGATCTTCATCCGCACCGGCCTGCCGTACAAGGTGGTCGGCGGCGTGCGCTTCTACGAGCGCAAGGAGGTCCGCGACCTGCTCGCCTACCTGCGGGTGCTCGCCAACCCCAACGACACGGTGTCGCTGCGGCGCATCCTCAACGTGCCCAAGCGGGGCATCGGCGAGCGGGCCGAGGCGATGCTGGAGGCGTTCTCCGCGCGGGAGCGCGTCCCGTTCTGGGAGGCGATGCGGCGCGCCGAGGAGGTGCCCGGGCTCGCCACCCGCTCGATCAACGCGATCCGGGAGTTCACCGAGCTGCTCGAGGAGCTGCGCCGCAAGGAGCTGCCGGTCGCCGAGCTCGCCGAGGAGGTGCTCACCGCCACCGGGTACCGGGCCGAGCTGGAGAACTCCGAGGACCCGCAGGACGCGAGCCGGCTGGAGAACCTCAACGAGCTGATCGCGGTCGCCCAGGAGTTCCAGGAGGCGAACCCCGAGGGCGGGCTCGTCGACTTCCTCGAGCAGGTGTCCCTCGTCGCCGACGCCGACCAGGTGCCGGACAACGACGACGGGCAGGGCGTGGTCACGCTGATGACCCTGCACACCGCCAAGGGCCTGGAGTTCCCCGTGGTGTTCCTCACCGGCCTGGAGGACGGGGTCTTCCCGCACCTGCGCTCGCTCGGCGAGCCGCAGGAGCTGGAGGAGGAGCGCCGCCTCGCCTACGTCGGCATCACCCGGGCGCGGCGCCGCCTCTACCTGTCCCGGGCCCTGGTGCGCAGCGCGTGGGGGGCGCCGTCGTTCAACCCGGCCTCCCGGTTCCTCGCCGAGGTGCCCGAGGAGCTGATCGAGTGGCGTACCGACCCGGGCAAGACCGTCACCACGGCGGCGACCGCCCGCGAGACCCGGGCCCCGGCGGCGGCACCGCCGCGGCGGGGCGGCCGGACGGTGCCGAACCTCGCGCCCGGGGACCGGGTCAACCACGACAAGTTCGGCCTCGGCACGGTGCTGTCCGTGGACGGCGCGGGGGACAAGACGAGCGCGAAGATCGACTTCGGCAGCCTGGGGGTGAAGACCCTGCTGCTCGCCTACGCGCCCATCGAGAAGCTCTGA
- a CDS encoding PIG-L deacetylase family protein: MLDDAEVRRVLAVTAHPDDVDFSAAGTIATLTGRGVEVVYLVVTDGDAGGFDREVDNGGMAELRRAEQLAAAACVGVTDVRFLGYPDGRLEPSLALRRDIARVIRQVRPDRVITMSPERDYRRIGRSHPDHRVVGGATLDAVYPDARNPYAFPELLEEEGLEAWTVREVWLTSPTPDHAVDVTETLDRKLAALRAHKSQTAHRPDLEDWVRRNLAANAAEFGLPEGRYAELFQVVDTA; this comes from the coding sequence GTGCTGGATGACGCTGAGGTGCGCCGGGTGCTCGCGGTGACCGCCCACCCGGACGACGTCGACTTCTCCGCCGCCGGGACGATCGCCACGCTCACCGGCAGGGGCGTCGAGGTGGTCTACCTGGTGGTGACCGACGGGGACGCCGGCGGCTTCGACCGCGAGGTCGACAACGGCGGCATGGCCGAGCTGCGGCGGGCCGAGCAGCTCGCGGCGGCCGCGTGCGTCGGCGTGACCGACGTACGGTTCCTCGGCTACCCGGACGGCAGGCTGGAGCCGTCGCTCGCGCTGCGGCGGGACATCGCCCGGGTCATCCGGCAGGTGCGCCCGGACCGCGTCATCACGATGAGCCCGGAGCGGGACTACCGGCGCATCGGCCGCAGCCACCCCGACCACCGGGTGGTGGGCGGGGCGACGCTCGACGCCGTCTACCCGGACGCGCGCAACCCGTACGCCTTCCCCGAGCTGCTCGAGGAGGAGGGGCTCGAGGCGTGGACGGTACGCGAGGTGTGGCTGACCAGCCCGACCCCCGACCACGCCGTGGACGTCACCGAGACGCTCGACCGCAAGCTCGCGGCGCTGCGGGCGCACAAGAGCCAGACCGCCCACCGCCCGGACCTCGAGGACTGGGTCCGCCGCAACCTCGCGGCGAACGCCGCCGAGTTCGGGCTGCCCGAGGGCCGGTACGCCGAGCTGTTCCAGGTGGTCGACACGGCCTGA
- a CDS encoding CPBP family intramembrane glutamic endopeptidase codes for MLPIIAVLAAANVLNNRVAPRLAPLTSAAATGALVALARRRGLSWRDMGFTDGRRGALAGAALAAGVAAGYAAAVAHPRVRPLLYDERALGISRARLAEEILLQVPVGTVLLEEVGFRGVVYGLVERSRGRLAATAVSSGLFGLWHVLPAIAMARANPAVATLATKTPKRGKSDTGADENSMKMGVVNCTVGTVLATAGAGVIFSELRRRYGLLAPAMLHSATNAFGYVTSRIARRLPRN; via the coding sequence ATGCTGCCGATCATCGCCGTGCTGGCGGCCGCGAACGTGCTCAACAACCGGGTCGCCCCGCGCCTCGCGCCGCTGACCTCCGCCGCCGCCACCGGCGCGCTGGTCGCGCTCGCCCGCCGGCGCGGGCTCTCCTGGCGCGACATGGGGTTCACCGACGGGCGGCGCGGCGCCCTCGCCGGCGCGGCGCTCGCGGCCGGTGTCGCCGCCGGGTACGCCGCCGCCGTGGCCCATCCGCGCGTCCGGCCGCTGCTGTACGACGAGCGCGCCCTCGGCATCTCCCGCGCCCGGCTCGCCGAGGAGATCCTGCTCCAGGTGCCGGTCGGCACCGTGCTGCTGGAGGAGGTCGGCTTCCGCGGCGTGGTGTACGGGCTGGTCGAGCGCTCGCGCGGGCGCCTGGCCGCCACCGCGGTCTCCTCCGGCCTGTTCGGCCTGTGGCACGTGCTGCCCGCGATCGCGATGGCCCGCGCCAATCCCGCGGTCGCCACCCTCGCCACCAAAACGCCCAAACGGGGCAAAAGCGACACGGGTGCGGATGAAAACTCCATGAAAATGGGTGTGGTTAATTGCACCGTTGGCACGGTGCTTGCCACCGCCGGGGCCGGGGTGATCTTTTCCGAGCTGCGCCGGAGGTACGGGCTTCTCGCCCCGGCGATGCTGCATTCGGCCACCAACGCATTTGGGTATGTGACGTCCCGGATCGCCCGAAGGTTGCCTCGCAACTGA
- a CDS encoding neutral zinc metallopeptidase: MKPRGLAPLATALAAAVAVACAPIPGFEDVLGDPRNAARVDEGEFEEANSAREGGSLTRKSTTLAGDNFAEDVVLARTLTEEYWEQQFAADGREYRPIQRFIPYVGRNGPACGDQEAVPENAFYCPIGHFVAFDERWLEELYDEIGDGAVYVIIPHEIGHAVQAQLTTDFRLNKNRELQADCYAGAVIGWLVQAGRLTKEEGDDEELFANLAAAGDPTDEWWRPDAHGTGPERQAAFQAGQSQGISACAKFGDPVP; encoded by the coding sequence GTGAAGCCTCGTGGTTTAGCCCCCTTGGCGACCGCGCTCGCCGCGGCCGTCGCGGTCGCCTGCGCTCCGATACCCGGCTTCGAGGACGTCCTGGGTGACCCCCGCAACGCCGCGCGGGTCGACGAGGGGGAGTTCGAGGAGGCGAACTCGGCCCGCGAGGGGGGTTCGCTGACGCGGAAGTCGACCACCCTGGCGGGCGACAACTTCGCCGAGGACGTCGTGCTGGCGCGCACGCTCACCGAGGAGTACTGGGAGCAGCAGTTCGCCGCCGACGGACGCGAGTACCGGCCGATCCAGCGCTTCATCCCGTACGTCGGCCGGAACGGCCCCGCCTGCGGTGACCAGGAGGCCGTGCCGGAGAACGCCTTCTACTGCCCGATCGGGCACTTCGTCGCCTTCGACGAGCGGTGGCTCGAGGAGCTGTACGACGAGATCGGTGACGGCGCGGTCTACGTGATCATCCCGCACGAGATCGGCCACGCCGTACAGGCGCAGCTCACCACGGACTTCCGGCTCAACAAGAACCGGGAGCTGCAGGCCGACTGCTACGCGGGCGCGGTGATCGGCTGGCTGGTGCAGGCCGGCCGGCTCACCAAGGAGGAGGGCGACGACGAGGAGCTGTTCGCGAACCTCGCCGCGGCGGGCGACCCCACCGACGAGTGGTGGCGCCCGGACGCCCACGGCACCGGCCCGGAGCGGCAGGCGGCCTTCCAGGCCGGTCAGAGCCAGGGCATCTCGGCCTGCGCGAAGTTCGGCGACCCGGTGCCCTGA
- a CDS encoding response regulator — translation MTTRVLIVDDHRLFRAGVRAELGPEVEVVGEAGDVDSAVAAIEEHRPDVVLLDVHMPGGGGVEVLRRVLGKGSSVRFLALSVSDAAEDVIGVIRAGARGYVTKTISGRELTDAILRVADGDAVFSPRLAGFVLDAFASTEAPPIDPELDSLTQREREVLRLIARGYAYKEIAKELFISVKTVETHVSSVLRKLQLSNRHELSRWATARRLV, via the coding sequence ATGACGACCAGGGTGCTGATCGTGGACGACCACCGGTTGTTCCGCGCCGGCGTGCGCGCCGAGCTGGGGCCGGAGGTGGAGGTCGTCGGCGAGGCCGGGGACGTCGACTCCGCGGTCGCGGCGATCGAGGAGCACAGGCCCGACGTCGTGCTCCTCGACGTGCACATGCCGGGCGGCGGCGGCGTGGAGGTGCTGCGCCGGGTGCTCGGCAAGGGCTCCTCGGTGCGGTTCCTCGCGCTGTCGGTGTCCGACGCGGCCGAGGACGTGATCGGCGTGATCCGGGCCGGCGCCCGCGGGTACGTCACCAAGACGATCAGCGGCAGGGAGCTGACCGACGCGATCCTCCGGGTCGCCGACGGGGACGCGGTGTTCTCGCCGCGGCTCGCCGGGTTCGTGCTCGACGCGTTCGCCTCCACCGAGGCGCCGCCGATCGACCCCGAGCTCGACTCGCTCACCCAGCGGGAGCGCGAGGTGCTGCGGCTCATCGCGCGCGGCTACGCGTACAAGGAGATCGCCAAGGAGCTGTTCATCTCGGTCAAGACCGTGGAGACCCACGTCTCCTCGGTGCTGCGCAAGCTCCAGCTCTCCAACCGCCACGAGCTGTCCCGCTGGGCCACCGCCCGCCGTCTCGTCTAG
- a CDS encoding ATP-binding protein, translating to MPDKPPKTPKPPPAADAPYPRLRRPVEGRLIAGVAQGVADHLRLDPVVLRLAFVLLTVVQGVGVVAYAALWLFTPSVPHTGPKPARDWVQLTAYAAIGMALTAFTWLTVGTLRGFGAWAIAVVGIGGLVLWQQADSVRQRWVSGAVRKVRRSWLRTAFGLLLVVVGAIGFLAASGELAAARTGLMFTGVVVGGIAVIAAPWITVLVKELQNERRERIRQEERAELAAHVHDSVLHTLTLIQRNAHDPREVLRLARAQERELRNWLYQPKADADRTVAAAVRRVAAEVEDEHGVPIEVVCVGDADLTPRLNALVQAARQAMVNAAKYSEASVVSVYAEVEPDEVTVFVRDRGKGFDLDAVPPDRMGIRESIIGRMERNGGAARIRTAPGEGTEVTLTMKREEP from the coding sequence ATGCCCGACAAGCCGCCGAAAACGCCGAAACCGCCTCCCGCCGCCGACGCGCCGTACCCGCGGCTGCGCCGGCCGGTCGAGGGCCGCCTGATCGCCGGGGTCGCGCAGGGCGTCGCCGACCACCTCCGGCTCGACCCGGTGGTGCTGCGGCTCGCCTTCGTGCTGCTCACCGTCGTCCAGGGCGTGGGCGTGGTCGCGTACGCGGCGCTGTGGCTGTTCACCCCCAGCGTGCCGCACACCGGCCCCAAGCCCGCCCGCGACTGGGTGCAGCTCACCGCCTACGCCGCGATCGGCATGGCGCTCACCGCGTTCACCTGGCTCACCGTCGGGACCCTGCGGGGGTTCGGCGCGTGGGCGATCGCCGTGGTCGGCATCGGCGGCCTCGTGCTGTGGCAGCAGGCCGACTCGGTGCGGCAGCGCTGGGTGAGCGGCGCGGTCCGCAAGGTCCGCCGCTCCTGGCTGCGCACCGCGTTCGGGCTGCTCCTCGTCGTCGTGGGCGCCATCGGCTTCCTCGCGGCGAGCGGCGAGCTCGCCGCCGCCCGGACCGGGCTGATGTTCACCGGCGTGGTGGTCGGCGGCATCGCGGTGATCGCCGCGCCGTGGATCACCGTGCTCGTCAAGGAGCTGCAGAACGAGCGCCGTGAGCGCATCCGGCAGGAGGAGCGCGCGGAGCTCGCCGCCCACGTGCACGACTCGGTGCTGCACACCCTCACCCTGATCCAGCGCAACGCGCACGATCCGCGCGAGGTGCTGCGGCTCGCCCGCGCCCAGGAGCGGGAGCTGCGCAACTGGCTCTACCAGCCCAAGGCCGACGCCGACCGCACCGTGGCCGCCGCGGTACGGCGGGTCGCGGCCGAGGTCGAGGACGAGCACGGGGTGCCGATCGAGGTGGTCTGCGTCGGCGACGCCGACCTGACGCCCCGGCTGAACGCGCTCGTGCAGGCGGCCCGGCAGGCGATGGTCAACGCGGCGAAATATTCTGAGGCGTCGGTCGTCTCGGTGTACGCGGAGGTGGAGCCCGACGAGGTCACCGTCTTCGTCCGCGACCGCGGCAAGGGGTTCGACCTCGACGCGGTGCCGCCGGACCGCATGGGCATCCGCGAGTCGATCATCGGGCGGATGGAGCGGAACGGCGGGGCCGCCCGGATCCGGACGGCTCCCGGCGAGGGCACCGAGGTGACGTTGACGATGAAGCGGGAGGAGCCATGA
- a CDS encoding PspC domain-containing protein: MSTTTPEPDVRPAETGEGTLRRAGEGRMLTGVCEGLGRYAGIDPVLIRVGFAVLVLGSGIGFFLYIAAFLLMSRDDGGPGYAEQWTGRRFDAQTVLALLAAVLAFGLVMNLVSDTTGPRTVVVGTVVAIALLTARGRGVDLIAVARSLPTRAAWRRAGRIPDAGVAAAAPAGAAQAGGGTTTQDADPTAAAVPPRQASPHPADAPDAPAAAPAPEHGAAPRQEPGAPEPARSGTPAEPVPGAAPEAPAGTAPDHPGAPGGAVPDSPDAAPASSAARTAPPPPGATDPTVVLPPPSPAGATAGGTGDGYRRLRDLADEARYGYAAHEPFAPHGPYHSPGRYPDDTLLDLEAAGPGHGLGPGYGQAGPPAPPAPRRPRSFVGTITILVALVVGGIMAATQPSGPTANVALIGGAVLVTIGAGLLVTAWFGRGVGLIAAGTLVSCLLIASTAVGGVPHRIGSYTWVPATTAEALIERYDIGIGDGTLDLTEIEAAPGSRTRFDLRIAVGELRVIVPPAARAEVDVRVRIGDVTVGRTTRGGTDLAVTTVLEPEEDSGGPPPVFELHIRADLGDVEVRHG, translated from the coding sequence ATGAGCACGACCACGCCCGAACCGGACGTCCGGCCCGCCGAGACCGGCGAGGGCACCCTGCGGCGCGCCGGTGAGGGGCGCATGCTCACCGGGGTGTGCGAAGGGCTGGGCCGGTACGCCGGGATCGACCCGGTGCTGATCCGGGTGGGCTTCGCCGTGCTCGTCCTCGGCTCGGGCATCGGGTTCTTCCTGTATATCGCGGCGTTCCTGCTGATGAGCCGCGACGACGGCGGCCCCGGGTACGCCGAGCAGTGGACCGGCCGCCGGTTCGACGCGCAGACCGTGCTCGCCCTGCTCGCCGCGGTGCTCGCCTTCGGCCTGGTGATGAACCTGGTCTCCGACACCACCGGCCCGCGCACCGTCGTCGTCGGCACCGTGGTCGCGATCGCCCTGCTCACCGCGCGCGGCCGGGGCGTGGACCTGATCGCGGTCGCCCGCTCGCTGCCGACCCGCGCGGCCTGGCGCCGTGCCGGGCGCATCCCGGACGCCGGGGTGGCCGCCGCGGCCCCGGCGGGTGCGGCCCAGGCGGGCGGGGGCACGACGACGCAGGACGCGGACCCGACCGCGGCGGCGGTCCCACCGCGGCAGGCGTCCCCGCACCCGGCGGACGCGCCCGACGCCCCGGCCGCCGCCCCCGCGCCGGAGCACGGCGCGGCCCCGCGGCAGGAGCCCGGCGCACCGGAGCCGGCCCGCTCCGGGACACCCGCCGAGCCCGTCCCGGGCGCGGCCCCCGAGGCGCCCGCCGGCACCGCTCCGGACCACCCGGGCGCACCCGGCGGCGCCGTACCGGACAGCCCGGACGCCGCGCCCGCGAGCTCCGCGGCCCGTACCGCGCCACCGCCGCCCGGCGCCACGGATCCGACCGTCGTGCTGCCCCCGCCGAGCCCGGCGGGCGCCACGGCCGGCGGCACCGGCGACGGTTACCGGCGGCTGAGGGACCTCGCCGACGAGGCGCGCTACGGGTACGCCGCGCACGAGCCGTTCGCGCCGCACGGCCCCTACCACTCCCCCGGCCGGTACCCCGACGACACCCTGCTCGACCTCGAGGCCGCCGGGCCGGGCCACGGCCTGGGTCCCGGGTACGGCCAGGCCGGGCCACCGGCACCCCCCGCCCCCAGGCGCCCGCGGTCCTTCGTGGGCACGATCACCATCCTTGTCGCGCTAGTCGTTGGAGGGATCATGGCGGCCACGCAGCCGTCCGGGCCGACGGCGAACGTCGCCCTCATCGGCGGGGCCGTGCTCGTCACCATCGGCGCCGGGCTGCTCGTGACCGCGTGGTTCGGCCGCGGCGTCGGGCTGATCGCCGCGGGCACGCTCGTGTCCTGCCTGCTCATCGCGTCCACCGCGGTGGGCGGGGTGCCGCACCGCATCGGCAGCTACACCTGGGTGCCCGCGACCACGGCCGAGGCGCTGATCGAGCGGTACGACATCGGCATCGGCGACGGCACGCTCGACCTGACCGAGATCGAGGCCGCGCCCGGCAGCCGTACCCGGTTCGACCTGCGGATCGCGGTCGGCGAACTGCGCGTGATCGTGCCGCCGGCCGCGCGGGCGGAGGTGGACGTGCGGGTCCGGATCGGCGACGTCACCGTGGGCCGCACCACGCGCGGCGGCACCGACCTCGCCGTGACCACCGTGCTCGAGCCCGAGGAGGATTCGGGCGGCCCGCCGCCGGTGTTCGAGCTGCACATCCGGGCCGACCTCGGGGACGTGGAGGTACGGCATGGCTAG
- a CDS encoding (2Fe-2S)-binding protein has translation MPQITVTVDGITHEVEVEPRLLLVHLLRDRLGKTGTPIGCDTSNCGACTVLMDGKSVKSCSVLAVQADQSDIVTIEGLSTDGTWHPLQKAFHEEHALQCGYCTPGMIMASLDLLRENPDPSDDAIRKGLEGNLCRCTGYCNIVRAVRRAAAEMSGREVSAT, from the coding sequence ATGCCCCAGATCACCGTCACCGTTGACGGCATCACACACGAGGTGGAGGTCGAGCCGCGGCTTCTCCTCGTTCACCTGCTGCGCGACCGGCTCGGGAAGACCGGCACCCCGATCGGCTGCGACACATCCAACTGCGGCGCCTGCACGGTCCTCATGGACGGCAAGAGCGTGAAGAGCTGCTCGGTGCTCGCCGTCCAGGCCGACCAGTCCGACATCGTCACCATCGAGGGCCTGTCCACGGACGGGACCTGGCACCCCCTGCAGAAGGCCTTCCACGAAGAACACGCGCTCCAGTGCGGCTACTGCACTCCAGGCATGATCATGGCGTCGCTCGACCTGCTGCGGGAGAACCCCGACCCGTCCGACGACGCCATCCGCAAGGGCCTTGAGGGCAACCTGTGCCGGTGCACGGGCTACTGCAACATCGTGCGGGCCGTACGGCGCGCGGCCGCCGAGATGAGCGGGCGGGAGGTGAGCGCCACGTGA